The Halorhabdus sp. BNX81 genome includes a region encoding these proteins:
- a CDS encoding NADH-ubiquinone oxidoreductase-F iron-sulfur binding region domain-containing protein, with protein sequence MAEVLQRPTDIDTVDGQIRVVVCQGTGCMSSGSDEVYEALRAEIDALAGVDNVALSWSEGDIDHEELGVEPKKSGCHGFCELGPLVRIDPMNVLYTQVDVDDVEEIVEKTIRNGEVIEDLCFEDETGKRQSRTDDIPFYSEQRRLALGNCGRIDPESVEEYEATGGYEAMQTVLTEMDPEDVYAEVQDAGLRGRGGGGFPAGNKWMFAHQEDASEKYVIANCDEGDPGAFMDRCLVEGDPHRVIEGMVIAGYATGANDGIIYLRAEYPLAVERIQQAIEDAYEEGYLGTNIMGTGFDFDFEVEKGAGAFVCGEETALMASIEGGAGRPSPRPPYPAQSGLEDKPTTINNVETLANVPLIITNGAEWFKQYGSEDSPGTKTFAVSGDCSATGLMEIPMGLTLQEILDVAGGIEGDKEFKAVQIGGPSGGCLAEKHLDMPVTFDSLQEEGAMLGSGGLVVMDDETCMVDVARFFLDFTQDESCGKCPPCRIGTHKMLRILERITNGEGEPGDIDRLEELGETIAESSLCGLGQTAPNPVLSTLEHFRDEYEAHIYDDECPAGECEIGGGDHAGTYKIAAQECVGCGQCVDVCPVDAISGETGEAHTIDPETCVGCGQCVEACPTDAIDMRT encoded by the coding sequence ATGGCTGAAGTACTCCAGCGACCGACCGATATCGACACTGTCGACGGACAGATCCGCGTCGTCGTCTGTCAGGGAACCGGGTGTATGTCCTCTGGCTCCGACGAAGTGTACGAGGCACTCCGGGCGGAGATCGACGCGCTCGCCGGGGTCGACAACGTCGCTCTTTCCTGGAGCGAGGGCGATATCGATCACGAGGAACTCGGTGTCGAACCGAAGAAGAGTGGCTGTCACGGGTTCTGTGAACTCGGTCCGCTCGTCCGGATCGACCCGATGAACGTCCTCTACACGCAGGTCGACGTCGACGACGTCGAAGAGATCGTCGAGAAGACGATCCGGAACGGCGAGGTCATCGAGGACCTCTGTTTCGAGGACGAGACCGGCAAACGCCAGTCCCGGACCGACGACATCCCGTTCTATTCCGAGCAGCGCCGTCTGGCGTTGGGCAACTGTGGGCGCATCGACCCCGAGAGCGTCGAGGAGTACGAGGCCACCGGCGGCTACGAGGCGATGCAGACGGTCCTCACCGAGATGGACCCCGAAGACGTCTACGCGGAAGTTCAGGACGCCGGCCTCCGTGGTCGTGGTGGCGGCGGGTTCCCGGCGGGCAACAAGTGGATGTTTGCCCACCAGGAAGACGCCAGCGAGAAATACGTCATCGCCAACTGTGACGAGGGCGACCCCGGGGCGTTCATGGACCGGTGTCTGGTCGAGGGCGATCCCCACCGCGTCATCGAGGGCATGGTTATCGCCGGCTACGCCACCGGTGCCAACGACGGGATCATCTACCTCCGCGCGGAGTACCCGCTTGCGGTCGAGCGCATCCAGCAGGCCATCGAGGACGCCTACGAGGAAGGCTACCTCGGGACGAACATCATGGGCACCGGCTTCGACTTCGACTTCGAGGTCGAGAAGGGAGCCGGCGCGTTCGTCTGTGGCGAGGAGACGGCGCTGATGGCCTCCATCGAGGGCGGGGCCGGCCGGCCGTCCCCGCGTCCACCCTACCCCGCCCAGTCCGGCCTCGAGGACAAGCCGACGACGATCAACAACGTCGAGACCCTGGCTAACGTCCCGCTGATCATCACCAACGGTGCCGAGTGGTTCAAACAGTACGGTAGCGAGGACAGCCCCGGTACCAAGACCTTCGCGGTCTCCGGGGACTGCTCGGCGACGGGGCTGATGGAGATCCCGATGGGACTGACCCTCCAGGAGATCCTCGACGTCGCCGGCGGTATCGAGGGCGACAAGGAGTTCAAGGCGGTACAGATCGGGGGGCCCTCCGGCGGGTGTCTCGCGGAGAAACACCTGGACATGCCGGTCACCTTCGACTCCCTCCAGGAGGAGGGGGCGATGCTGGGCTCGGGTGGTCTCGTGGTGATGGACGACGAGACCTGTATGGTCGACGTCGCGCGCTTTTTCCTCGATTTCACCCAGGACGAGTCCTGTGGCAAGTGTCCGCCCTGCCGGATCGGGACCCACAAGATGTTGCGCATTCTCGAGCGCATCACCAACGGCGAGGGCGAACCCGGCGACATCGATCGCTTAGAGGAACTCGGCGAGACGATCGCCGAGAGTTCCCTGTGTGGGCTGGGCCAGACGGCGCCCAACCCGGTGTTGAGCACGCTCGAACACTTCCGGGACGAGTACGAGGCCCACATCTACGACGACGAGTGTCCCGCCGGCGAGTGCGAGATCGGCGGCGGGGATCACGCGGGCACGTACAAGATCGCCGCCCAGGAGTGTGTCGGCTGTGGACAGTGTGTCGACGTCTGTCCGGTCGACGCCATCTCCGGGGAGACCGGCGAGGCACACACGATCGATCCGGAAACCTGCGTCGGCTGTGGACAGTGTGTCGAGGCGTGTCCGACCGACGCCATCGACATGAGGACGTGA
- a CDS encoding NAD(P)H-dependent oxidoreductase subunit E — MATLERVKQSLQSEESEIGADSDIIPADAGVEDVCDEEIETVEEILTDVRPEKRGVIPALQQVQDEYGYLPKFAFELIAHHCEKSLADIYSTASFYSQFHLEPRGDYSIRVCTGTACHVAGADAVSDELQDELGVGLDEVTDDGKFTIEHVRCVGACGLAPVVTVDDDVHGPIEPDDAETIIEEYSERGE, encoded by the coding sequence ATGGCAACGCTAGAACGCGTCAAGCAATCGTTGCAGTCGGAGGAGTCCGAAATCGGGGCCGATTCGGACATCATTCCGGCCGACGCCGGGGTCGAGGACGTCTGTGACGAGGAGATCGAGACGGTCGAGGAGATACTCACGGACGTTCGCCCGGAGAAACGCGGTGTCATCCCGGCACTCCAACAGGTTCAGGACGAATACGGCTACCTGCCGAAGTTCGCGTTCGAACTGATCGCCCATCACTGCGAGAAGTCACTCGCCGACATTTACAGTACGGCCTCGTTCTACTCGCAGTTCCACCTCGAGCCACGGGGCGACTACAGCATCAGGGTGTGTACCGGCACAGCCTGTCACGTGGCGGGGGCCGATGCGGTGTCCGACGAGTTGCAGGACGAACTCGGCGTCGGCCTCGACGAGGTCACCGACGACGGGAAGTTCACGATCGAGCACGTCCGGTGTGTCGGGGCGTGTGGACTCGCGCCGGTCGTCACCGTCGACGACGATGTCCACGGACCGATCGAGCCTGACGACGCCGAGACGATCATCGAGGAATACAGCGAGCGAGGTGAGTGA
- a CDS encoding AI-2E family transporter, whose protein sequence is MPPSRRVLVLVGLFGAIVTLAVLTLWSVFWTVFFAITVAYVLYPVRRRLSARGVGPRVAAGLSTAVAFVVALGVLTPLGYAVYVRRSVFFELIENLPEEFSVTALETTYTVDLSTMIQTAQQLAEDVAISAASAAPALALKFFLFVLLVYALLLKPTMPARALRRTVPVEYHDIVEALHERLQDTLFGLYVLQGATGVGTFLIALPVFFVLGYDATLTLAVLSGVLQFVPIIGPSVLIGVLVVTEVLAENVTGAILVGTVGLVFVAGLPDVLIRPRLSEVAADLPGSLYFIGFTGGILSTGAIGIIAGPVVVALLAESVELLASEQHPDAEA, encoded by the coding sequence ATGCCGCCGTCTCGCCGCGTTCTCGTGTTGGTGGGTCTGTTCGGAGCGATAGTCACGCTTGCGGTACTGACGCTGTGGAGTGTCTTCTGGACGGTCTTTTTTGCCATCACGGTGGCGTACGTCCTGTATCCGGTGCGGCGTCGACTGTCGGCCAGGGGGGTCGGCCCCCGAGTCGCCGCAGGCCTGAGTACGGCTGTCGCCTTTGTGGTGGCCCTGGGCGTGCTTACACCCCTCGGATACGCGGTATACGTTCGGCGGTCCGTCTTCTTCGAGCTGATCGAAAACCTTCCCGAGGAATTCTCCGTGACAGCGCTGGAAACGACGTATACGGTCGACCTGTCGACGATGATCCAGACGGCACAGCAACTGGCCGAGGACGTGGCGATCAGCGCGGCGAGTGCGGCACCAGCGCTCGCGTTGAAGTTCTTCCTGTTCGTTCTGCTGGTGTACGCGCTGTTGCTCAAACCGACCATGCCCGCACGGGCACTCCGTCGAACCGTTCCCGTCGAGTATCACGATATCGTCGAAGCGCTCCACGAACGACTCCAGGACACGCTCTTCGGGCTATACGTCCTCCAGGGGGCAACCGGTGTGGGGACGTTTCTGATTGCGCTGCCGGTGTTTTTCGTCCTCGGGTACGACGCGACGCTCACGCTCGCCGTTCTGAGCGGCGTGCTGCAGTTCGTGCCGATCATCGGGCCGAGCGTGTTGATCGGCGTGCTCGTCGTCACCGAAGTCCTCGCCGAGAACGTCACAGGGGCGATCCTCGTGGGGACGGTCGGGCTCGTGTTCGTCGCCGGTTTGCCGGACGTGCTCATCAGGCCGCGGCTCTCGGAAGTCGCCGCCGATCTACCGGGGAGTCTCTACTTCATCGGGTTCACCGGCGGGATCCTCTCGACGGGGGCGATCGGGATCATCGCCGGACCGGTCGTGGTGGCGCTGCTCGCGGAATCGGTGGAACTGCTGGCATCGGAACAACACCCCGACGCCGAGGCCTGA
- a CDS encoding rhodanese-like domain-containing protein, with translation MTDIVSTAWVADRLSDVRLVDVRDAWEYEGIGHLPGAVSIPFDSFRASEGDDGMLPGEDVFADLLSDAGIAPEDDIVAYDDTHGVFAARFLVTAELYGHDPDRLHLLDGDFSAWQRDHPTTDEVPDVTLTEYKVDRPAESTLVGREAVAAAIDTDAVIVDTRERWEYEEGHIPGAVQLDWRDLVDDETRGIKPREEIEAILEPKGITPDSRIVLYCNTARRISHTYVVLQHLGYGNLAFYEGSLTEWEAAGEPIETVE, from the coding sequence ATGACTGATATCGTTTCGACAGCCTGGGTCGCCGATCGACTGTCGGATGTCCGCCTCGTCGACGTCCGGGACGCCTGGGAGTACGAGGGCATCGGCCACCTGCCCGGTGCGGTCTCGATCCCCTTCGATTCGTTCCGGGCCAGCGAGGGCGACGACGGCATGTTGCCCGGCGAGGATGTCTTCGCCGACCTGCTGTCGGATGCGGGGATCGCACCCGAGGACGACATCGTCGCCTACGACGACACCCACGGCGTCTTCGCCGCGCGGTTTCTCGTGACTGCGGAGCTGTACGGCCACGATCCCGACCGGCTGCATCTGCTCGACGGGGACTTCAGCGCCTGGCAGCGCGACCACCCGACGACCGACGAGGTGCCCGATGTAACTCTCACCGAGTACAAAGTCGATCGACCGGCCGAGTCGACGCTGGTCGGTCGCGAAGCCGTCGCGGCGGCCATCGACACCGACGCGGTGATCGTCGACACGCGCGAGCGATGGGAATACGAGGAGGGACACATCCCCGGCGCGGTCCAGCTCGACTGGCGGGACCTCGTCGACGACGAGACGCGCGGGATCAAACCACGCGAGGAGATTGAGGCGATCCTCGAACCGAAGGGGATCACGCCCGACAGCCGGATCGTCCTCTACTGCAATACTGCCCGGCGGATCAGCCACACCTACGTCGTTCTCCAGCACCTGGGCTATGGGAACCTTGCCTTCTACGAGGGAAGTTTGACGGAGTGGGAGGCTGCGGGCGAACCGATCGAGACTGTCGAGTAG
- a CDS encoding sulfurtransferase produces the protein MTEYANDVLVSADWVEDNLSEFESDDPAHRLVEVDVDTEAYDEAHAPGAIGFNWESQLQDQTTRDILSKEDFEDLLGSHGISEDSTVVLYGDNSNWFAAYTYWQFKYYGHDDVKLLDGGREYWVENDYPTTSEVPDFSAVEYDASGPRESIRAYREDVENAIERGLPLVDVRSPEEFRGDILAPPGLQETAQRGGHVPGAQNISWAAVTNDDGTFKDFDELAELYSDYGIDGDSTTVAYCRIGERSSVAWFALHELLGYEDAINYDGSWTEWGNLVGAPIEKGEAE, from the coding sequence ATGACTGAGTACGCAAACGACGTTCTCGTCTCCGCGGACTGGGTCGAGGACAACCTTTCGGAATTCGAAAGTGACGATCCGGCGCATCGACTGGTGGAAGTAGACGTCGACACCGAAGCATACGACGAGGCTCACGCCCCCGGCGCGATCGGGTTCAACTGGGAGAGTCAGCTCCAGGATCAGACGACGCGGGACATCCTCAGCAAAGAGGACTTCGAGGACCTGCTGGGTTCCCACGGCATCAGCGAGGACTCGACGGTCGTCCTCTACGGTGACAACTCCAACTGGTTTGCCGCCTACACCTACTGGCAGTTCAAGTACTACGGCCACGACGACGTGAAGCTGCTCGACGGCGGTCGCGAGTACTGGGTCGAGAACGACTATCCGACGACGAGCGAGGTGCCCGACTTCTCGGCCGTCGAGTACGACGCAAGTGGGCCGCGAGAATCCATCCGTGCGTATCGCGAGGACGTCGAGAACGCCATCGAGCGTGGCCTGCCGCTGGTCGACGTTCGAAGCCCAGAGGAGTTCCGCGGCGACATCCTCGCGCCGCCGGGCCTCCAGGAGACCGCCCAGCGCGGCGGTCACGTCCCGGGTGCCCAGAACATCTCCTGGGCGGCCGTCACGAACGACGACGGCACGTTCAAGGACTTCGACGAGCTGGCAGAGCTCTACAGCGACTACGGCATCGACGGCGACTCCACGACGGTCGCCTACTGCCGGATCGGCGAGCGCTCCTCGGTCGCCTGGTTCGCCCTGCACGAGCTGCTGGGCTACGAGGACGCCATCAACTACGACGGTTCCTGGACCGAGTGGGGCAATTTGGTTGGTGCCCCGATAGAGAAGGGCGAGGCTGAGTGA
- a CDS encoding DUF47 family protein gives MAGKSDFGQELETQTDAYLDTLKDCLGLLPQLLEEYEAGEDFEATVERIGELESEGDTMIRSIISSITNSDPEDMGLLNTRINYNQSGLIEFYKQVDSLANVTERIADEIAMMQPPTDTDCYQGLREMAEHVADMTETLEEVVERFVHGLGTTSGSDTLYGEIKAIRDMESRCDSIKNDVIRTAFADEGTAEALMYRELAILFDDLANTMEDVTDQIIVIASDEPGLVTEVDPSEE, from the coding sequence ATGGCCGGAAAATCCGACTTCGGGCAAGAGCTCGAAACGCAGACGGACGCGTACCTCGATACCCTCAAGGACTGTCTCGGGTTGCTCCCACAGTTACTCGAAGAGTACGAGGCCGGTGAGGACTTCGAGGCGACCGTCGAGCGCATCGGCGAACTGGAGAGCGAGGGCGATACGATGATCCGCTCGATCATCAGTTCGATCACGAACTCCGACCCCGAGGACATGGGGCTACTCAACACCCGGATCAACTACAACCAGTCGGGACTCATCGAGTTCTACAAGCAGGTCGACTCGCTGGCGAACGTCACCGAGCGCATCGCCGACGAGATCGCCATGATGCAGCCGCCGACTGACACCGACTGTTACCAGGGACTGCGCGAGATGGCCGAACACGTCGCCGACATGACCGAGACCCTAGAGGAGGTCGTCGAGCGCTTCGTCCACGGCCTCGGGACGACCAGCGGCTCGGACACCCTCTACGGTGAGATCAAGGCGATCCGGGACATGGAGAGCCGATGCGATTCGATCAAAAACGACGTCATCCGGACGGCCTTCGCCGACGAGGGGACCGCGGAGGCGCTGATGTACCGTGAACTCGCCATTCTCTTCGACGACCTCGCCAACACGATGGAGGACGTCACCGACCAGATCATCGTCATCGCGAGCGACGAGCCGGGGCTGGTCACCGAAGTCGATCCAAGCGAGGAATAG
- a CDS encoding AAA family ATPase has product MTVFGIVGLPGSGKSEAAAVARELDVPVVTMGDVIRGACRDRGLDPATHHGEVAKALRAENGPAAIAEASLPHIEDGLEDSEHVVVDGIRSDVEVERFQAAFGGDFLLVSVEAPFETRADRLDLRGRDASVEDGGESLQDRDERELGFGMGEAMEMADVTITNTGSLADFQERIETLLTDGPSALADDERVELAEGNA; this is encoded by the coding sequence ATGACAGTCTTCGGAATCGTGGGGCTGCCGGGCAGCGGGAAGAGCGAGGCCGCGGCGGTGGCCCGCGAGCTGGACGTGCCGGTCGTCACGATGGGCGACGTGATCCGGGGGGCGTGTCGCGACCGCGGACTCGACCCGGCGACCCACCACGGGGAGGTGGCGAAGGCACTCCGGGCGGAGAACGGCCCCGCCGCCATCGCCGAGGCGTCGCTCCCCCACATCGAGGACGGACTCGAAGACAGCGAGCACGTCGTCGTCGACGGGATCCGGTCGGACGTCGAAGTCGAACGCTTCCAGGCGGCCTTCGGCGGGGATTTCCTGCTCGTCAGCGTCGAGGCCCCATTCGAGACGCGGGCCGACCGGCTCGACCTCCGCGGCCGGGATGCGAGCGTCGAGGACGGGGGCGAGAGCCTGCAAGACCGCGACGAGCGCGAACTCGGTTTCGGCATGGGCGAGGCCATGGAGATGGCCGACGTCACGATCACGAACACCGGAAGCCTCGCGGACTTCCAGGAGCGCATTGAGACACTATTGACCGACGGCCCGTCGGCGCTGGCCGACGACGAGCGTGTCGAACTCGCGGAGGGAAACGCATGA
- a CDS encoding RNA-binding domain-containing protein, with protein sequence MSEVYSVDVEITAPVYDTEVTDRVADAITNVFPNADVEQRPGELHAETHDLAHFSELLHRREILDTARGVFFDTLQGDRFSFTLKKQAAFEGVVTFSVGEPDELGEIHVSVRVEEPDVESFIDHIAPPTQDGRPIDPDRSA encoded by the coding sequence ATGAGCGAAGTCTACAGCGTCGACGTCGAGATCACGGCCCCCGTCTACGACACCGAGGTGACCGACCGGGTCGCCGACGCGATCACGAACGTCTTCCCGAACGCCGATGTCGAGCAGCGACCCGGCGAACTCCACGCCGAGACGCACGATCTAGCGCACTTTTCGGAACTCCTCCACCGGCGGGAAATCCTCGACACCGCACGGGGCGTGTTCTTCGACACGCTGCAGGGCGATCGGTTCAGCTTCACGCTGAAGAAACAGGCGGCCTTCGAGGGCGTGGTGACGTTCTCGGTCGGCGAACCCGACGAACTCGGCGAGATCCACGTCAGCGTCCGGGTGGAAGAGCCCGACGTGGAGTCGTTCATCGACCACATCGCACCGCCGACCCAGGACGGCCGGCCGATCGATCCCGACAGGAGCGCCTAA
- a CDS encoding HAD family hydrolase, which translates to MGTAIYFDLDGTLLTFAEPYEEVVADVLADYVTEPSEAAETYFATFDEHFDALESDPYRAGMVAVCEHEDIEADADPDALVDALREAECERTQVSDDARASLDALGDANALGVLTDGVADFQRAKLEHHDLLSYFETVIASYDVGAHKPDAAMFDRAREAIEAERYVMVGDSDADIDGARAAGFTPVRVERGEDVPDFWSTLRALA; encoded by the coding sequence ATGGGGACGGCCATCTACTTCGACCTGGACGGGACACTACTCACGTTCGCAGAACCGTACGAGGAGGTCGTCGCGGACGTTCTCGCGGACTACGTCACCGAACCGAGCGAGGCAGCCGAGACGTACTTCGCGACGTTCGACGAGCACTTCGACGCACTCGAATCCGACCCCTACCGGGCCGGGATGGTAGCCGTCTGTGAGCACGAGGACATCGAGGCCGACGCCGACCCGGATGCGCTGGTCGACGCCCTCCGCGAGGCCGAGTGTGAGCGCACGCAGGTCAGCGACGACGCTCGCGCAAGCCTCGACGCGCTCGGCGACGCGAACGCGCTGGGCGTGTTGACTGACGGCGTCGCCGATTTTCAGCGCGCCAAGCTAGAACACCACGATCTGCTTTCGTACTTCGAGACCGTTATCGCCTCGTACGACGTCGGCGCACACAAGCCCGACGCGGCGATGTTCGACCGCGCACGCGAGGCGATCGAGGCCGAGCGCTACGTCATGGTCGGGGACAGCGACGCCGATATCGACGGTGCCCGCGCGGCCGGATTTACGCCGGTCCGGGTCGAGCGCGGCGAGGACGTACCGGACTTCTGGAGCACGCTACGGGCGCTGGCCTGA
- a CDS encoding magnesium transporter, producing MLPVLLVLTTIEIGSGLVLETFEADLLAYPSLLILVPVTIGTAGNLGSILAARLSTAFHLGTLTFAVDDDRLLGNAVATVALALTVFPVIGVGAWGLGVLTGGPSLPVTTVLAVAVTSGAVLSVLAVAVTVVATYVAYRLELDPDDVVIPVVTNVCDVLGVVVLFVVVRVLV from the coding sequence ATGTTACCGGTCTTGCTCGTGTTGACCACGATCGAGATCGGTAGCGGCCTCGTCCTGGAAACCTTCGAGGCCGATCTGCTGGCCTATCCATCCCTCCTGATTCTCGTGCCCGTCACCATCGGCACGGCGGGCAACCTCGGATCGATCCTCGCCGCGCGGCTCTCGACGGCGTTTCACCTCGGGACGCTCACCTTTGCCGTCGACGACGATCGATTGCTGGGCAACGCCGTTGCCACGGTCGCGCTCGCGCTGACGGTCTTCCCGGTGATCGGCGTCGGTGCCTGGGGACTGGGCGTCCTCACCGGCGGCCCCTCGCTCCCGGTGACGACGGTGCTGGCTGTCGCCGTCACCAGCGGCGCGGTGCTGTCGGTGCTGGCCGTCGCGGTGACCGTCGTGGCGACGTACGTCGCCTACCGGCTGGAACTCGACCCCGACGACGTGGTGATCCCCGTCGTCACGAACGTCTGTGACGTGCTGGGGGTGGTGGTGCTGTTCGTCGTCGTCAGAGTGCTTGTCTAG
- a CDS encoding magnesium transporter, protein MTVREVAVRAYREGLPALSASLVGGLLAGVVLGGMRAELTAIDGLLVLVPALLATRGNVYGSLGARIATALHQGFLEPRLGDADDRLLRAVAAAIGNGLLASAFAAVVATAALAWLARPAAGLPVLVTVAVISGLLSGIALATTVVVVVFAGFRRGYNPDTLVGPLVTTAGDVFGMAALLIAARVVIWGVG, encoded by the coding sequence ATGACTGTCCGCGAGGTCGCCGTCAGGGCCTACAGAGAGGGGCTGCCGGCGTTGTCTGCGAGCCTCGTGGGTGGCCTGCTCGCAGGCGTTGTCCTCGGCGGGATGCGGGCGGAACTCACTGCCATCGACGGGTTGCTCGTTCTGGTTCCGGCGTTGCTCGCCACCCGGGGGAACGTCTATGGCTCGCTTGGGGCGCGGATCGCGACCGCGCTCCACCAGGGGTTTCTCGAACCGCGATTGGGCGATGCTGACGACCGACTCCTCCGGGCAGTGGCGGCGGCGATCGGAAACGGCCTGCTCGCCAGTGCCTTCGCGGCGGTCGTCGCGACGGCCGCGCTTGCCTGGCTGGCCCGGCCTGCCGCCGGCCTGCCAGTCCTCGTGACTGTCGCCGTCATCTCCGGGTTGCTCTCCGGGATCGCGCTGGCGACGACCGTCGTCGTGGTCGTCTTTGCGGGCTTCCGGCGCGGATATAACCCCGATACGCTGGTCGGCCCGCTGGTGACGACCGCGGGCGACGTCTTCGGGATGGCCGCCCTGCTGATCGCCGCCAGGGTGGTCATCTGGGGGGTGGGCTAA
- a CDS encoding DsrE/DsrF/DrsH-like family protein → MTGYAVVLASGELERVQAVSMISSIAASSDMPVQVFVTMNGLSAFEKDRVESGDFQVAGPAGEAMLEGGGDEVPLFTEQLERAKGIGPLEVYACEMIMDLMGTDLDDYVDIFDDTLGVAGFLNRASDKQVLFV, encoded by the coding sequence ATGACAGGATATGCAGTCGTGCTTGCATCCGGCGAGTTAGAGCGCGTACAGGCGGTCAGCATGATCAGTTCGATCGCAGCCTCCTCGGACATGCCGGTTCAGGTGTTCGTGACGATGAACGGCCTTTCGGCCTTCGAGAAAGACCGCGTCGAGAGCGGTGACTTCCAGGTCGCCGGGCCGGCCGGCGAGGCGATGCTCGAAGGCGGTGGCGACGAGGTCCCGCTGTTCACCGAACAGCTCGAGCGTGCAAAGGGGATCGGTCCGCTGGAGGTCTATGCCTGTGAGATGATCATGGATCTCATGGGGACTGATCTCGACGATTACGTCGACATCTTCGACGACACGCTGGGCGTCGCCGGCTTCCTGAATCGTGCGTCCGACAAACAGGTGCTGTTCGTCTGA
- a CDS encoding sulfurtransferase TusA family protein: MSDTPTPDVEIDSRGAACPGPLMDLIGKVKEVEAGTTIELLTSDEGSKNDVPEWLEEAGHELLEVQAEDDYWAIYIETT, encoded by the coding sequence ATGAGTGACACACCAACCCCCGACGTCGAGATCGATTCCCGCGGTGCAGCCTGCCCCGGTCCGCTGATGGACCTGATCGGCAAGGTCAAAGAGGTCGAGGCAGGGACGACGATCGAGTTGCTCACGAGCGACGAGGGCTCGAAGAACGACGTACCCGAGTGGCTCGAGGAGGCCGGCCACGAGTTGCTCGAAGTACAAGCGGAAGACGACTACTGGGCCATCTACATCGAGACCACATGA
- a CDS encoding FAD/NAD(P)-binding oxidoreductase: MTEDIVVVGGGTGGTVLANRLAEKLGSAIDAGDASVTVINDGEHQHYKPAYLYVPFGKKTVEEAKRPLSDLLDRRVDLRVDRVTEIDTDDKAVALEGGESLAYDHLVLATGANLDPEAVPGLAEGGHHFYGPEGAESLRDELADFEEGHLVLSVIGVPHMCPAAPLEFVFMADDWLRKRGLREDVEITYTYPIQRAHGLESIADWATPKLDERDITLETFFNAEAVDPDEGVLETMEGNELEYDLLVAIPPHTASDLVSEAGLGDTWVEVDRATLEAEHAEDVYAIGDVADVPTSKAGSVAHYEAGVVADRIASRVRGETPTSVYEGKTVCFIETGMDEATFVEFGYGSEPTMREPSKPVHWAKLGYNESYWLTARGLL; this comes from the coding sequence ATGACCGAAGACATCGTCGTCGTCGGTGGCGGCACCGGCGGCACCGTCCTGGCGAACCGCCTCGCCGAGAAACTCGGTTCGGCGATCGACGCCGGCGACGCCAGCGTGACCGTGATCAACGACGGCGAGCACCAGCACTACAAACCCGCCTACCTCTACGTCCCCTTCGGGAAGAAGACCGTCGAGGAGGCCAAACGACCGCTTTCGGATCTCCTCGATCGACGCGTCGATCTGCGCGTCGACCGCGTGACGGAGATCGACACCGACGACAAGGCCGTCGCGCTCGAAGGCGGCGAGTCACTCGCCTACGACCACCTGGTGCTCGCTACAGGCGCGAACCTCGATCCCGAGGCAGTCCCGGGTCTCGCGGAAGGCGGGCATCACTTCTACGGCCCCGAGGGTGCCGAGTCCCTGCGGGACGAACTCGCCGATTTCGAGGAAGGTCACCTCGTGCTGTCGGTCATCGGCGTCCCGCACATGTGTCCGGCGGCCCCCCTGGAGTTCGTCTTCATGGCCGACGACTGGCTCCGCAAGCGCGGGCTCCGGGAGGACGTCGAGATAACCTACACCTATCCCATTCAGCGGGCCCACGGCCTCGAATCCATCGCCGACTGGGCGACGCCCAAACTCGACGAGCGGGACATCACCCTCGAGACGTTCTTCAACGCCGAGGCGGTCGATCCCGACGAAGGAGTCTTAGAGACGATGGAGGGCAACGAGCTCGAGTATGATCTCCTCGTCGCCATCCCGCCACACACGGCCAGCGATCTCGTGAGTGAGGCCGGCCTGGGCGATACCTGGGTCGAGGTCGACCGCGCGACGCTGGAAGCCGAACACGCCGAGGACGTCTACGCCATCGGTGACGTCGCCGACGTCCCGACGAGCAAAGCCGGTAGCGTCGCCCACTACGAGGCGGGCGTCGTCGCCGACCGCATCGCCAGCCGGGTTCGCGGGGAGACGCCAACCTCGGTCTACGAGGGCAAGACGGTCTGCTTCATCGAGACGGGGATGGACGAGGCCACCTTCGTCGAGTTCGGCTACGGTAGCGAGCCGACGATGCGCGAACCCTCGAAACCCGTCCACTGGGCGAAACTGGGGTACAACGAGTCCTACTGGCTGACCGCCAGGGGACTCCTGTGA